Genomic segment of Umezawaea sp. Da 62-37:
GCGAGGGCGCCGTCCACCGGGAGAGCGGGCAGGTCGTCGCTGGTGAGGACCACCGCCGGGGCCGAGTCGGCGAGGATGTGGCGCAACCGCGCGGCGGGCAGGGTCGGGTCGAGCGGCACGTAGACCGCGCCCGCCTTGAAGATGCCGAGCAGCACCCCGACCAGGTCCAGGCCGCGGTCCAGGTGCACGCCCACCCGGTCCTCGGCGCCCACGCCCCGCCCGTGCAGCCAGCGCGCGATCCGGTTGGCCGACCCGTCCAGCTCGCGGTAGGTCAGCGACACCGCGGTCAGGTCCGTATCGGCGTGCACCGCCACCGCGTCCGGCGTCTCGTCCGCCCGCTGCTCGACCCACCGGTGCACCGGCCGGACCGCCGCCGAAGCCCCGGTCCGAGTCGGGGTGTCGACCGACATGCCCACCTCCGCGTCATCGTCGCACCGGCGCGGCGAGCGGCTCGGCCACGCACCACCCGTGCCGTCCGCGCCGCTCCGGATCCGCTCCGACGTCGGCGGCCAGCCTCACCCCGCTCCGCCGTCCGCGCCAGTCGGGGAAACGACCGTTGCGCGACCGCGTCCGGGACGTCACTGACTACCGCCGTTCCGCGTGGTGGGAAGGATCGGTACCACCGGGCGTCCAGGCGGCCGGACGACTTCGAGTGCCGTTCAGCGCGAGATCTCTTCAGCATGAAGGTGGTTCGACTCCATGGGGAACGACTGGCTCAGTCCCGAGCAGCGCAAGCTCCTGGACCGGATGCTCGACGACGAGGGCGTCGACCGCGGCGAGTCGCCCGTCGTCGCGCGCGGGGGAGACCGCTCGGCGCTGCCGCTGTCGTTCGCCCAGCAGCGCATGTGGTTCTTCCACCGCCTCCAGCCGACCTCCACGATGTACAACATCGTCGGCGCGGCGACCATGCGCGGGCGCACCGATCCGGCCGTGCTCCAGCGCTGCTTGGACGAGCTGGTGCGCAGGCACGAGGTGCTGCGCTCGACGTTCCACCTGGTCGACGCGGGCAACTCGGTGCAGCGGGTCAACCCTCCCAGCCCGGTGCCGATGCCGGTCGTCGACCTGCGCGACCTCGACCCGGCCGCGCGCGACGAGGCCGTGCGCACCCGCTACCAAGAGGAGATCGACCGCCCGTTCGACCTGACCCGCGACGTGCTGCTGCGGCCGACCCTGCTGCGGGTCGCCGACGACGAGCACCTGCTGCTGCTCAGCCAGCACCACATCGCCACCGACGGCTGGTCGCTGGGCATCCTGCTCCAGGAGCTGGCCGCGCTCTACGACTCCTACGCCGCCGACCGGGCGCCCACCCTGCCCGAGCCGGACCTGCACTACGGCGACTTCGCCCTGTGGCAGCGGGAGTGGCAGGCCACCGGGGCGCTCGACGAGCACCTCAAGTACTGGCGCGAGCGGCTCACCGGAGCGCACGCCCTCGACCTGCCCACCGGCAGGCTGCGCGTCGCCGACCGCAGCTGGGACGGCGGCATGTGCGAGGTGCACATCCCGGCCGGGCTGGTCGGCGCGCTCAAGGCGCTGGGCGAGTCCGAGCGGGCGACCCTGTTCATGGTGCTGCTCGCCGGGGTGTCCACCGTGCTCTCCCGGTGGACCGGGCAGCAGGACCTGGTGGTCGGCGTCCCGGTCGCGAACCGCAACCGGGGCGAGATCGAGTCGATGGTGGGCAGCTTCGTCAACACCCTGCCCATGCGGATCGAGCTGACCGGCGAACCGACCTTCCGCGAGCTGCTGCGCCACGTCCGCCAGGAGGCGGTGGACGGCTACGCCCACCAGGACGTGCCGTTCGAGAAGATCATCGAGGAGATCAACCCGGAGCGGGAGGCCAGCGCGCACACCCCGCTCATCCGGCACATGCTCGGTCTGCACAACACCCCGTGGCGCGAGCTGCGCGTGCCCGACCTCACCGTGGACATCCTCACGCTGGACACCGGCAAGGCCCGCTTCGACCTCGAGTTCGAGCTGACCCCCACCGACGACGGCGCCATCGCCGGGCAGCTGTGGTTCGCGGCCGACATCATGGACGAGGTGTTCGCGCGGCGGCTGCTGGAGTCGGTGTACTCGGTGCTCGCCGCCGCGGTGGCCGACCCGGAGACGCCGGTGTGGCGGCTGCCGCTCATGCCCGCCGCGCAGGCGCCCGCCGAGTCCCCGGTCCGGGTGGACGCGGCCGCGGCGGATCCCGCGGCGATCGTCGTGCTGGGGGACCGGGAGCTGACCGGCGCGGAGTTCGCCGAGCGCGTCACCGGGCTGGCCAACGAGCTGCGCTCCCACCACGGCGTGGTCGAGGGCAGCGTGGTCGCGCTCGTCCTCCCGCACACCGCCGACCTGGCCGTCGCGCTGCACGCCGTCCTCGCCGCCGGAGCGGTGGCGCTGCCGCTGGACCCGGCGCTCACCCGCGCCGAGATCACCGCGGCGATCGACCGGACCTCCCCGACGCGCGTGCTCACCACCGAGGCGCTGGCGGAGGTGCTGGGGGACGGCGCGGTCGCCGTGTCCGCCCTCGACCCGTCCGCCGCGGACCCGCTGCCGCCACGTTCGCCGGACGCGCCCGCGGTGTGCCTGCGCTCGCGCGGCGGCACGCTGAGCACCCACTCGTACGCCGACCTGGCCGCCCGCGTCCGCGCGCTGGCCACCCGGTTCCCCGCGGACGCGGTCGCGGTGTCCCCGTCGGTCAGCCCCGACGTGCTGGTCACCGCCCTGTTGTGGCCCGCGGTCGCGGGCGGAGCCGTCGTGCTCGGCGCCTCCGACCGGACCCCGGACCTGCTGCTGACCACGCCCGCGCACCTCCCCACCCTCACCGCCGCGGCGGCCCGCGTGATCACCACGGGGGAGCAGCTGTGGCCCGACGCCGCCACGGCGTTCGCCCGCGCGTTCCCCGACGCCGAGCTGGTCACCCTCTACGCCCTCGCCGAGGCGGGCCCGGTGGCCGCGCACGTGGTCGACCCGGACGCCCCGGCGCCGTCCGGCCGGATCCCGGTCGGCTCGCCGCTGGGCGCCCGGCCGCGGGTGTGCGACGAGCGCGGCGAACCCGTGCCGGACGGGGTGGCGGGCGACCTGCGCGTGCTCGTCGACGGCGCACCGGTGGCCACCGGCGACCGGGCCCGCTGGAACACCGCGGGAGACCTGGAGATCCTCGGCAAGCCCGACGGGCGCACCGTCGTGCACGGCAGGCCGGTCGAACTCGGCGACCTCGCGGCGGAGCTGACCGCGCACCCGGCCGTGTCCCGCGCGCACTTCTCCCGCACCGAGGCGGGCGAGCTGATCGCGCACGCGGTGCCCAGGACCGCGCCCCCGGCCGGTCCGGACGCCTGGCGCGAGCGGTTCGTCCAGGGTTACCTGGCGCGCGACCCGGAGAGCGACCCGCTGCTCAACCTCACCGGCTGGCGGAGCCCGAACAGCGACGCGGTGCTGCCCGCGGCCGCGCTGCGCGAGTGGCTCGACGGCGGCGTGCGGCACATCCTGGACACCGAGCCCCGGCGGGTGCTGGAGATCGGCTGCCGCAACGGGCAGCTGCTGTTCCGCCTCGCCCCCCGCTGCGACGCCTACCGGGCCACCGAGCTCTCCGGCCGGGCGCGCCGCTCGATCGAGCGGCAGCGCGACCGGCTCGCCGCCAAGGCCGACGTGGTCGAACTCGCGGACCTGCCGCCCGACGACCTCACCGGCCTGGGCGGGGACTTCGACACCGTCGTGGTCAACGGCCTCGCCGGGTACTGCCCCGACCCCGGCTACCTCGAACGCGTCCTCGCCGCGGCGGTCGCGGCGACCCGACCCGGCGGCGCGGTGTTCGTCTCCGACGTGGTGGACCTGACCGCCAGGCAGGCGCTGCACCTGCCGGGTGTCGCCGCGCGCACCCCGGCCGACGCGCCCGCCTCCCGGCTGCGCGAGGCCGTCGCCCGCCAGGCCGCCGCCACCGACGGGCTGGCCCTGCACCCGGACTGGTTCCGCGAGGTCGCCGCCCGGCTGCCGGGGGTGCGGGACGCGGCCGTCCTGCGCCGGGTGGGCACGCACTCCAGCGAGCTGACCCGCTTCCGGTTCGACGTCGTGCTGCACGTGGCCCGGCCCGACGGCGACGACGCGCTGCCGCCGGTCCAGGAGCTGGACTGGGTGGACGTCGCCGCCGCGGGTCTCACCGACCACCTCGCCTCCGCCCCCGATCTCGTCGTGCTGCACGACATCCCGGTGTCCGGTCTGGTCGGCGTCGCCGCGGCGCTCGACCGCCTCGCCACCGCGGACACCGCGGGCGAGGTGCGCCGGATCCTCGACGCCCCGGCCGCCGGGGTGGACCCCGCCGACGTGGTGGCCACGGCCGCCGCGATGGGCTTCGACGCCGTCGCCGGGCCGTCCGGATCCGGGTTCGCCGGGTTGACGATGGCCCTGCGCAGGCAGGGGACGGCCGCCGTGCCGCTCTCGCGCGTCCTCGCCGCGACCGTCGTCGCCCAGCCGTCCCCCGGACCGCTGGCGGGCGACACCGCGTTCGCCGAGTGGGCGAGGAGCATGCCCGCCGTGCTGCGCGGGTGGCTGCGCGACCGGCTGCCGCTCAACGCCGTCCCCGCGTCGGTGGAACCGGTCACCGCCTGGCCGCACCGCCCGGACGGGGCGGTGGACACCGCCGCCTTCACCGTGTCGGCCAGCGCGGAACCCGAGGTCGACGAGGAGTCCGACCAGCCGAGGACCCCGACGCAGAAGACCGTCCTGACCATCTGGTCGGACATCCTCGGCGTGGACCACATGGGCGTGGACGACGACTTCTTCGCGCTCGGCGGCCACTCGCTGATGGGCGCGCTGGTCGTCGACCGCCTGCGCGAGGAGTTCGCGCTCGACCTGCCGCTGGGGCAGCTGTTCCAGACCCCGACCGTCGCCGAGGTCGCCGAGTACATCGACGGCCGCAGCGCCGCCGAGCCCGCCGCGCCACCGACCGAGGACGTCCCCGCGCGCCCGGAACCCGCCGCGCCCATCCGCGCGCTCGACCGCTCGTCGTTCCGCCGCAAGCGAAGCGCGTCCGCCCCGGCCGGGACGCAGGAGGAGAGCCGATGACCGACCTCCAGGAGAACGGGCCGCAGCTCGACGACGAGGAGGACGTGTTCGTCGTCCCCACCTCGTTCGCGCAGCAGAGCATGTGGCTGGAGAACGAACTCGACCCCGGCCAGGCCACCTACCACGTCGTGGCCGCCGTCCGGCTGGTCGGCGACCTCGACCGGGCCGCGCTCGAACGCGGCCTCAACACCGTGGTGGCCCGGCACGAGGCGCTGCACACCGTGTTCGAACTCGAGGACGAGGGCCCGGTCCAGGTCATCGGCGCGCCGCCGCGGCTGGTCGTCGGCGTGACCGACGTGGACCCCGCCGACGCCGAGGCCGCGGTCGCCGCCGAGGTCCGCGTGCCGTTCGACCTCGAACGCGGCCCGCTGGTCCGGCTCCGGCTGCTGCGCACCGAACCCGACCGGCACATCGCCGTGCTCACCATGCACCACATCGTCACCGACGGGCTCTCCTCGGCGATCTTCGTCGCCGAGCTGGCCGCCTGCTACGTGGCCTACCGGGAGGGCCGCGAGCCGGAGCTGCCGCCGCTGGCCATCCAGTACGCCGACTTCGCGGTGTGGCAGCGGGAGAACCTGACCGGCGTCAGGCTGGACGCCCTGGCGGAGTACTGGGCCGGGACGCTGGAGGGGGCGCCCGCCCTCGCGCTGGCCTCCGACCGCCCGCACCCGGCCGTCCCCTCGGCCGACGGCGCCACGCACGTGTTCGAGGTCCCGGCCGCGCTCGTCCGCGAGGTCGAGGCGCTGGCCAGGGCCGAGCGGGTCACCGCGTTCATGGTCTTCCTCGCCGCCTTCGACGTCCTGCTGGCCCGCTACAGCGGCCTGCGCGACATCACCGTGGTCTCCCCGATGGCGGGGAGGACCCGGCCGGAGGTCGAGAACCTCATCGGGTTCTTCGTCAACCCGCTGCTGCTGCGCGTGGACCTCGGCGGCACGCCCTCGGCCCGCGACCTGATCGCCCGTGCCCGCGCCACCTGCGCCGGGGCCTACGAGCACCAGGAGTACCCGTTCGAGCTGGCGCTGGAGATCCTGCGCGCCGAGCGCGGCGCCGCTCCCGGAACCCCGCAGGCGCAGGCGATGCTGGTGCTGCAGAACCAACCCCCGGTCGACCTGCGCGCCGCGGGCCTGGCCTTCGAGCAGATGCGGGCGGACACCCGCACCGCGGGCTACGAGCTGGCCCTCGACCTCGAACCGGACGGCACCGGCGCGTACCGGGCGTTCCTGGAGTACGCCCGCGACCTGTTCGACGACACCACCGCGGCGGAGATGGCGGAGGTGTTCGTCGACGTCCTCGCGGACATGGCCGCCGACCCCGCCGCCCCGGTGGACCTGGCCGTGCTGCGCGAGCACCCCGAGCCCCTGCCGGTCGAACCCGAGCCCGAGCGGCAGGCCGAGGTCGCGCACCGCGCGCCGGAGACCCCGATCGAGATCGAACTGCAGGAGGTCTTCCACGAGCTGCTGGGCGTCGGGAACGCGGGGCTGGACGACGACTTCTTCGTCCTGGGCGGCGACTCGCTGTCGCTGATCCAGCTGCGCAACCGGATCCGCCAGCGGTTCGGCGTCGAGTTCCGGGTCCGCGACCTGTCCACCCGCGTCGACATCGGCTCGCTCGCCCCCGAGGTCCTGCGCCGGATGCTCGACCAGGACCCCGGCGCTCCCGACGCGGCCGCCCCGGTGAAGGAGAACCCGTGACCACCGCCCGTGCGCCCCGCCGCCCCCGATGGTTCCTGCGCGAGCCCTCGCCGGACGCCGGGGTCCGCCTGTTCTGCCTGCCCTACTCGGGGTGCGGCGCCAGCATGTACCGGCAGTGGCCCGCGACCGTCGCCGACATCGAGATCTGCCCGGTGCAGCTGCCCGGCCGGGAGAACCGGATGCGGGAGGAACCGTTCTCCTCCTTCGGTTCCCTGGCCGAGATGCTCTGCGACGCGCTGGCGCCGTACCTCGACCGCCCGTTCGCGTTCTTCGGCCACTGCAGCTCCGCGCTGGTCGCCTACGAGACCGCCCTGCGGCTGCGGCGGCGCGGTCTGCCGGTGCCCACCCGCATCTTCGTGTCCTCCCAGGTCGCTCCGCACAAGGGCCCGCACGGGCGGTTCCTGGAGATGTCCGAGGACGAGCTGCGGGTGGAGGTCGCGAACCTGATCACCGCGCTCGGCGGCACCCCGCGCCCGGACATGGTGGACCTGAGCCTGGAAGTGCTCGTGTCCGATGTGGAGGCCCACAAGGCGTACGGGGTCAGCCCGCCGGAACCGCTGCCCTGCCCGGCTTCCGTGCTCGGCTGGGACGCGGACGTGGAGGTTCCCCACGAGCTCCTGCACGACTGGTCCGACCTTGGGGAGACCACGTTCCGGTTGTTGGAGGGCCCGCACTACGGCTTCATGGGCGGCCCCGACTCGCTGATGCGGGCGTTCGCGACGGATCTCGGCCGCGTGCACCAGCCGCAGGCCGGGTGAGCCGTGGGATCCGCTGACACGGCCCGGCGGGCCGAGCTGGAAGCCGCGCTGCTGCGCAGGCTGCGCGGCGGCCGCCAGGGCATCCCCCGCCTGCCGAGACCCGCGGGCACCGCCCGGTTCCCGGCGTCCCCGGCGCAGGTCGAGGCCTGGAACCGGGCCCACGCCGCGACCGCGCCCGACCGGGTCGTCCTCAGTGGACTGCGGCTGCGCGGTCCGCTCGACGTGCCCGCGCTCGACCGCGCCCTCGCCGCGGTGGTCGGGCGCCACGAGACCCTGCGCACCGCGTTCGAACCGACCGACGACGGGCTGGTCCAGGTCGTCCACCCGACCGCGGACGTCCCGCTGACGGTCGTCGAGGCGACCGAGGAGGACTTCGCCGCGCAGACCCTGGCCGCCCTGGAACCGGGGCTGGACCTGGGCACCGGCCCACTGCTCCGATTCCGGCTGCTGCGGCTGGCCGCCGACGACCACATCGCCATCGTCGTGCTGCACCACGCCATCGCCGACGCGCGGGCCACCGAGGTGCTCCTCGCCGACCTCGTCGAGGCCTACCTCGGCGCGGAGCTGGCGCCGCTACCCGTCCAGTACGCCGATTTCGCGGTGTGGCAGCGGGAACAGCTCGCCCTGCCCGCCGCCGAGGCGAAGGCCGAGTACTGGGTCACCCGGCTCGCGGGCGCGCACGCCGTCCCGATCCCGGCGGACACCCCGCCGTCCGACGGGCCCGCCGATCGTGGCGAGCTGCTCGCCGTGCCGGTGCCCGACGACCTGTTCGCCCGGCTGCGCGAGTTCGCCACGGCCCGCGGCACCACGGTGTTCGTCGTCGCCCTCGCCGCGTTCCAGCTGCTGCTCGCCCGGCTCGGCGGCACCCGCGACGTCGCCGTCTCCGTCCGGGTCGCCTTCCGCGACCGGGCGGAACTGGAGGACCTCGTCGCGGACTTCTCCCAACCCGTGGTCAGCCGGATCGACCTGGCGGGCGACCCGTCCTTCGAGACCGTGGTGGCCACCGCGCGGGACCGCTTCGCCGAAGACCTCGACCACGCCGACGTGCCCCGCGCCCTGGTCGTCCCGAAGCTGCCCGAGCACGTCGTGGAGCTGTTCGACCGGCTGGAGTTCGGTGTCGACCGCGAAACGGCCACCGACGCCCCCGGCATCGGTCTCGGCCTGGAACCACTGGCGCCGCACTGGCCCTACGCCGAACGCGCGCTCACCGTCCGGCTGGGCCACGACGACGAGCACGCGGCGCTGCACCTGACCTACCGCTGCCGCGACTTCTCCCGTGCGCGGGTCGAGGACCTGGCCGCCGACTACCTCACCGTGCTGGCCGACGGCCTCGACCACCCCGCCGCCGGTCCGCTGCGTCCCGGCGCCCCCGCGCTGCGGATCGGCTGAGCATGAGTCGCATCTACCGCGACGCGGGCGAACTCGTCTTCGACGACGTGTTCCTCGAAGTGCCGGGAGTGCTGCTCGACAGCCGCGTCATCCTCAAGGTGGAAGGGCTCAACCCGGCCGGGTCCATCAAGTTCAAGACCGCGCTGGCACTGGTGGACTCCGTCGAGCGCGACGGCAGGCTGCGGCCGGGCGGGCGGGTCGTCGAGTCGTCGTCGGGCAGCCTCGGCGTGGCGCTGAGCCTGGTGTGCGCCCAGCGCGGCTACCGGTTCACCTGCGTGGTCGACCCGGTGAGCAACCCGCAGTCCGTCGACTACATGCGGGCCATGGGCGCGGAGGTGCTGACCGTGCGCGACCGCGACGAGAACGGCGGTTTCCTGGCCACCCGGATCCGGCTCATCCAGCGGCTGCTGGGCGAGGACCCGGAACTGGTGTGGGTGAACCAGTACGCCAACCCGGCGAACCCCGACGTGCACGCGAGGCTGACCGCCCGCTCGATCCTGTCCGCCGTGCCGCACGTGGACCACCTGTTCGTCGGCGTCGGCACCGCGGGCACGATGATGGGCTGCGCGGCGGCCTTCCGCGAGTCCTCGCCCGCCACCCGCATCATCGCCGTCGACTCGGTCGGGTCGGTCACGTTCGGCCGGGCCCCCGGCCCCCGGCACATCCCCGGCCTCGGCACCAGCAGGCGCCCCGAGATCTGCGACCCCACCGCGCCCGACGACCTGGTGCTGGTCCGCGAGATCGACACGATCCGCGAGTGCCGCGAGTCGTCGCGCCGCATCGGCCTGCTCGTCGGCGGCTCGACCGGCACGGTGATCCGGGCCATCCGGATGTACGCCGACCGCATACCGCCCGGCAGCACGGTAGTGGCGATCTCGCCGGACTTCGGCGACCGCTACCTGCCCACGATCTACGACTCGGACTGGGTCGAACGCACCTACGGTCTGAGCGCCCTCGAGCCGGAACCGGCGCGAACCACGGGAGAAACGGTGATGAGGTCATGAGTTCCTGGCTGACGGGCGCGCTCGCCGAACCCGAGCCCGAGTCCCTGCTCTTCCTCCGCCGCGACGAGGTCGTCGAGTGCCTGGAGGACTGCGACCCGGTCGACATCGTCCGCGGCGCGCTGCTCGCCCACGGCGCGGGGCGCACGAGCCTGCCCGGCGAGGCGTACCTGTCGTGGGACAACGGGAAGGGCGCCTACACCCGCTCCATCGGCATGCCCGGCGCGGTGGAGGACCGGGACTACGGCATGAAGATCATCAACGCCAGCGTCACCAATCCCGAACTGGGCATGGAGCGCGCGGGCGGCCTCGGCCTGTGCTTCGACCGCGAGACCGCCAGGGTCACCGCGGTCATGGAGGTCGGCGTCCTCAGCGCCGTGCGCACCGCGGCCGTCAGCACCCTGTCCGTCGAGGCGGCGGGGCGCGGAACGGCCGAGCGCGTCGCCGTCGTCGGCTGCGGCACCCAGGCCCGCCTCCACCTGGCCCTGCTGCTCTCCCGCACGGACACCGTCCGGGAGATCGCTCTCTTCGACAACCGGGCCGCGACGGCGGAAGCCCTGGCTGCGTCGCTGGCCTCCCGCCACCCGGCGCTGAAGGTCACCATCGGCTCGTCCGTCCCGGAGGTCATGGCGGACAAGGACATCGTCTACTTCCTCACGACCGCGGCGGAGGGCTACGTCCTCCGGTCCTGGATCAGCCCCGGCACCCTGCTCGTCAACGTCTCCCTCGGCGACCTCACCGACGACGTCCTGGTCAACGCCGGGTCCCTCTACATCGACGACCTCGACCTCATCGTCGACAACCCCCGCCGCCCGTTGGGCAGGCTGATCAACGAGGGCCGCATCGCCCCCACCGCGACCGACGGGCCCTCGGTCACCGCGACGATCGCCCAACTGCTGGCCGACCCCGCGGGGCCGGGTCCCCGCGACGGGTACGTCGTGGTCAACCCGTTCGGCCTGGGGGTGCTCGACGTGGCACTCTTCGCGGCGGTCCGCGCCCAGGCGGAGAAAACCGGCCGAGGCCAACGCCTCCGCCTCCTCTGATCCACACAGGAGCACCACTTGGCCACCGTGAAGGACCCCGGCGCGCGGAACGAGGCAGGCGGCCCGGCCGTGGTCCGCGGTTGGCCCGCGTGGGCCGCGGGCGTGCTGGTCCTGCTGGTCGCGGTGCTCTCGGTGCTCCACACCGCGGTCGCGCCCGAGCCGCGTCCCGGTGACGCGCCCGCGGCCGAGTTCTCCGCGACCAGGGCGTACGCCGAACTCACCCGGATCGCGCAGCGGCCGCACCCGGCGGGCTCGGCCGCCAACGAGCAGGTCCGCGACCGGCTGGTGGCCAGGCTCACCGAGTTGGGGCTGCGGCCGCAGGTGCAGCGGTCGAGCGCGGGCGTGACCGGCGCGGACTCCTCGCACGTGTTCGGCTGGGCGCAGAACGTGCACGCCACCCTGCCCGGCACCGCGGACGCCGGGCGGGTGCTGCTGGTCGCGCACTACGACTCGGTGGAGGCCGGTCCCGGCGCCTCCGACGACGGGGTGGGGGTCGCGACCCTGCTGGAGGTCGCGCGGGCGGTCACCTCGATGCCGTCGCCGCACGCCGAGATCACCTTCCTGTTCACCGACAGCGAGGAGTTCGGGCTGCTGGGCGCCAGGGCGTTCGTCGCGGCGGGCCTGGCGGGCGACCCGACCCGCGACGTGGTGCTGAACCTGGACACCAGGGGCACGACCGGGCGGACCATCATGTTCGAGACCGGCGCGCACAGCAGCGCGCTGATGCCCGCCGTGCGGGCCGGTTCGCCGCTGGTGACGTCGGTGTCGCGCGAGGTGTACCGGCTGCTGCCGAACGAGACCGACTTCACGGTCTTCCGCGACGCGTTGTACACCGGGCTGAACTTCGCGATGGTCGACGGCAGCGCCCGCTACCACTCCGAGCAGGACGACCTGTCCCATGTGGACACCGCGAGCCTCCAGGACATGGGGCGGGCGGTGCTCGGGGCCACCATGACGCTGGCGACCGCCTCGCCGGGACTGGCCGACGCGGGCGAATCGGTGTACTTCAGCGTGTTCGGCCTCGTGGTGGACTACTCCGCCGGAGCGGTGCTGCCACTGGGGGCGCTCGCCCTGCTCGGATCCGCGGCCGCGCTGTGGTTCGCCCGCCGCCGGGGGCGGCTGCGCCTGAGGTCCGCGGCGCGCGTCGCCGCCACGGCGCCGCTGGTGCCCGTCGGCGGCGCGGCGATCGGCTGGCTGGGCTGGCGGGCCATGGTCCTCGCGGGCCCCCACGACGAGCGCTTCCTCGGCGGTGACCCCTACGCCGTGGTGTTCGCGAGAACCGGTCTCGCACTGCTCGTGGTGGCCTTGGCGGCGCTGTGGCTGGTGTGGGTGAGCAGGCGCGGCCGTCCCGCCGAGATCGCGGCGGGCGGCGTGCTCATCACGGCCGTCCTCGCGGTGGTGACCTCGATCCTGCTGCCCGGCGCGGCCTACCTGTTCACCTGGCCCGCGCTCGCCGGGGCCATCGGACTGGCCGTGGTGGCCCGGTTGCCCGAGGACTCACCGTGGAGTGCCGCGGTGGCGTGGCTGGCGGGCGTGCCCACCGTGCTGTTGACGGCCCCGCTCGTGTGGCTGCTGTTCGGGACCGTCGGTCTCGCGTTGGCCTCCGCGCCGCTGCTCCTGCTCGGCCTCGCCGCGGTGACCGTGCTCCCCGCGCGGCGGACACCGCGCCGCACCGGGGCGGTGCTCGCCGCGGTGGCGGTCGTGGCGGTGGTCGCCGTCGGCCTGGTCGTCGTCGACACCGTGACCAACGTGCCCGGCGCGCGGGATCCGGCTCAGGTGAGCCTGGTGTACGCGCTCGACGCCGACCGGCGCGAGGCGGTCTGGGCCAGCGAGGGCGACGGGTCCGGCGACTGGGTGCGCGGCTACGCCCCGACCGACGACCCCGGCCTGGAGGAGCGGTTCCCGGCGCTGCTGTCCACGTCCGAGGGAACGCGCAGCGGCCCGGCGCCGGTGGTTCCGGTGCCCGAGGCCACGATGACGGTGGCTGGGGAGACGACCGAGGGCGACCTGAGGCACGTGCGGCTGCGGATCTCGGCCACCGCGC
This window contains:
- a CDS encoding M20/M25/M40 family metallo-hydrolase; translation: MKDPGARNEAGGPAVVRGWPAWAAGVLVLLVAVLSVLHTAVAPEPRPGDAPAAEFSATRAYAELTRIAQRPHPAGSAANEQVRDRLVARLTELGLRPQVQRSSAGVTGADSSHVFGWAQNVHATLPGTADAGRVLLVAHYDSVEAGPGASDDGVGVATLLEVARAVTSMPSPHAEITFLFTDSEEFGLLGARAFVAAGLAGDPTRDVVLNLDTRGTTGRTIMFETGAHSSALMPAVRAGSPLVTSVSREVYRLLPNETDFTVFRDALYTGLNFAMVDGSARYHSEQDDLSHVDTASLQDMGRAVLGATMTLATASPGLADAGESVYFSVFGLVVDYSAGAVLPLGALALLGSAAALWFARRRGRLRLRSAARVAATAPLVPVGGAAIGWLGWRAMVLAGPHDERFLGGDPYAVVFARTGLALLVVALAALWLVWVSRRGRPAEIAAGGVLITAVLAVVTSILLPGAAYLFTWPALAGAIGLAVVARLPEDSPWSAAVAWLAGVPTVLLTAPLVWLLFGTVGLALASAPLLLLGLAAVTVLPARRTPRRTGAVLAAVAVVAVVAVGLVVVDTVTNVPGARDPAQVSLVYALDADRREAVWASEGDGSGDWVRGYAPTDDPGLEERFPALLSTSEGTRSGPAPVVPVPEATMTVAGETTEGDLRHVRLRISATARPDQLALYADVGGARVERVDLGGTTFPGGENRPSTDTPWHWGVVFSAPPPEGFDLTLTVRGSAPARLLLIAQGSDFPLSALNGPRPDTIRWGGYASGLTFAARSYQV
- the sbnA gene encoding 2,3-diaminopropionate biosynthesis protein SbnA — protein: MSRIYRDAGELVFDDVFLEVPGVLLDSRVILKVEGLNPAGSIKFKTALALVDSVERDGRLRPGGRVVESSSGSLGVALSLVCAQRGYRFTCVVDPVSNPQSVDYMRAMGAEVLTVRDRDENGGFLATRIRLIQRLLGEDPELVWVNQYANPANPDVHARLTARSILSAVPHVDHLFVGVGTAGTMMGCAAAFRESSPATRIIAVDSVGSVTFGRAPGPRHIPGLGTSRRPEICDPTAPDDLVLVREIDTIRECRESSRRIGLLVGGSTGTVIRAIRMYADRIPPGSTVVAISPDFGDRYLPTIYDSDWVERTYGLSALEPEPARTTGETVMRS
- a CDS encoding ornithine cyclodeaminase, whose amino-acid sequence is MSSWLTGALAEPEPESLLFLRRDEVVECLEDCDPVDIVRGALLAHGAGRTSLPGEAYLSWDNGKGAYTRSIGMPGAVEDRDYGMKIINASVTNPELGMERAGGLGLCFDRETARVTAVMEVGVLSAVRTAAVSTLSVEAAGRGTAERVAVVGCGTQARLHLALLLSRTDTVREIALFDNRAATAEALAASLASRHPALKVTIGSSVPEVMADKDIVYFLTTAAEGYVLRSWISPGTLLVNVSLGDLTDDVLVNAGSLYIDDLDLIVDNPRRPLGRLINEGRIAPTATDGPSVTATIAQLLADPAGPGPRDGYVVVNPFGLGVLDVALFAAVRAQAEKTGRGQRLRLL